One window of the Oncorhynchus keta strain PuntledgeMale-10-30-2019 unplaced genomic scaffold, Oket_V2 Un_contig_8064_pilon_pilon, whole genome shotgun sequence genome contains the following:
- the LOC127926698 gene encoding uncharacterized protein LOC127926698 isoform X1 → MALIVKLQKVDDARLAKRFQKVDDARLAKRFQKVDDARLAKRFQKVDDASLAKLFEKVDDASLAKLFEKVDDASLAKLFEKVDDASLAKLFEKVDDASLDKLFEKVDDASLDKLFEKVDDASMDKLFEKVDDASLAKLFEKVDDASLAKLFEKVDDASLAKLFEKVDDASMDKLFEKVDDASLAKLFEKVDETSLDKLFEKVDDASMDKLFEKVDDASMDKLFEKVDDASMDKLFEKVDDASLAKRFQKVDDASLAKLFEKVDDASLAKLFEKVDDASMDKLFEKVDDASLDKLFEKVNKQQTGTVSEFTIENNIIIIYAI, encoded by the exons ATGGCTTTAATTGTGAAGCTTCAGAAGGTAGATGATGCTCGTTTAGCTAAGCGGTTTCAGAAGGTAGATGATGCTCGTTTAGCTAAGCGGTTTCAGAAGGTAGATGATGCTCGTTTAGCTAAGCGGTTTCAGAAGGTAGATGATGCTAGCCTGGCTAAGCTATTTGAGAAGGTAGATGATGCTAGCCTGGCTAAGCTATTTGAGAAGGTAGATGATGCTAGCCTGGCTAAGCTATTTGAGAAGGTAGATGATGCTAGCCTGGCTAAGCTATTTGAGAAGGTAGATGATGCTAGCCTGGATAAGCTATTTGAGAAGGTAGATGATGCTAGCCTGGATAAGCTATTTGAGAAGGTAGATGATGCTAGCATGGATAAGCTATTTGAGAAGGTAGATGATGCTAGCCTGGCTAAGCTATTTGAGAAGGTAGATGATGCTAGCCTGGCTAAGCTATTTGAGAAGGTAGATGATGCTAGCCTGGCTAAGCTATTTGAGAAGGTAGATGATGCTAGCATGGATAAGCTATTTGAGAAG GTAGATGATGCTAGCCTGGCTAAGCTATTTGAGAAG GTAGATGAGACTAGCCTGGATAAGCTATTTGAGAAG GTAGATGATGCTAGCATGGATAAGCTATTTGAGAAGGTAGATGATGCTAGCATGGATAAGCTATTTGAGAAGGTAGATGATGCTAGCATGGATAAGCTATTTGAGAAGGTAGATGATGCTAGCCTGGCTAAGCGGTTTCAGAAGGTAGATGATGCTAGCCTGGCTAAGCTATTTGAGAAGGTAGATGATGCTAGCCTGGCTAAGCTATTTGAGAAGGTAGATGATGCTAGCATGGATAAGCTATTTGAGAAGGTAGATGATGCTAGCCTGGATAAGCTATTTGAGAAGGTAAATAAGCAGCAGACCGGAACAGTGAGTGAGTTCACTATtgagaataatataataataatatatgccatttag
- the LOC127926698 gene encoding uncharacterized protein LOC127926698 isoform X3, producing MALIVKLQKVDDARLAKRFQKVDDARLAKRFQKVDDARLAKRFQKVDDASLAKLFEKVDDASLAKLFEKVDDASLAKLFEKVDDASLAKLFEKVDDASLDKLFEKVDDASLDKLFEKVDDASMDKLFEKVDDASLAKLFEKVDETSLDKLFEKVDDASMDKLFEKVDDASMDKLFEKVDDASMDKLFEKVDDASLAKRFQKVDDASLAKLFEKVDDASLAKLFEKVDDASMDKLFEKVDDASLDKLFEKVNKQQTGTVSEFTIENNIIIIYAI from the exons ATGGCTTTAATTGTGAAGCTTCAGAAGGTAGATGATGCTCGTTTAGCTAAGCGGTTTCAGAAGGTAGATGATGCTCGTTTAGCTAAGCGGTTTCAGAAGGTAGATGATGCTCGTTTAGCTAAGCGGTTTCAGAAGGTAGATGATGCTAGCCTGGCTAAGCTATTTGAGAAGGTAGATGATGCTAGCCTGGCTAAGCTATTTGAGAAGGTAGATGATGCTAGCCTGGCTAAGCTATTTGAGAAGGTAGATGATGCTAGCCTGGCTAAGCTATTTGAGAAGGTAGATGATGCTAGCCTGGATAAGCTATTTGAGAAGGTAGATGATGCTAGCCTGGATAAGCTATTTGAGAAGGTAGATGATGCTAGCATGGATAAGCTATTTGAGAAGGTAGATGATGCTAGCCTGGCTAAGCTATTTGAGAAG GTAGATGAGACTAGCCTGGATAAGCTATTTGAGAAG GTAGATGATGCTAGCATGGATAAGCTATTTGAGAAGGTAGATGATGCTAGCATGGATAAGCTATTTGAGAAGGTAGATGATGCTAGCATGGATAAGCTATTTGAGAAGGTAGATGATGCTAGCCTGGCTAAGCGGTTTCAGAAGGTAGATGATGCTAGCCTGGCTAAGCTATTTGAGAAGGTAGATGATGCTAGCCTGGCTAAGCTATTTGAGAAGGTAGATGATGCTAGCATGGATAAGCTATTTGAGAAGGTAGATGATGCTAGCCTGGATAAGCTATTTGAGAAGGTAAATAAGCAGCAGACCGGAACAGTGAGTGAGTTCACTATtgagaataatataataataatatatgccatttag
- the LOC127926698 gene encoding uncharacterized protein LOC127926698 isoform X2, translating into MALIVKLQKVDDARLAKRFQKVDDARLAKRFQKVDDARLAKRFQKVDDASLAKLFEKVDDASLAKLFEKVDDASLAKLFEKVDDASLAKLFEKVDDASLDKLFEKVDDASLDKLFEKVDDASMDKLFEKVDDASLAKLFEKVDDASLAKLFEKVDDASLAKLFEKVDDASMDKLFEKVDDASLAKLFEKVDETSLDKLFEKVDDASMDKLFEKVDDASMDKLFEKVDDASLAKRFQKVDDASLAKLFEKVDDASLAKLFEKVDDASMDKLFEKVDDASLDKLFEKVNKQQTGTVSEFTIENNIIIIYAI; encoded by the exons ATGGCTTTAATTGTGAAGCTTCAGAAGGTAGATGATGCTCGTTTAGCTAAGCGGTTTCAGAAGGTAGATGATGCTCGTTTAGCTAAGCGGTTTCAGAAGGTAGATGATGCTCGTTTAGCTAAGCGGTTTCAGAAGGTAGATGATGCTAGCCTGGCTAAGCTATTTGAGAAGGTAGATGATGCTAGCCTGGCTAAGCTATTTGAGAAGGTAGATGATGCTAGCCTGGCTAAGCTATTTGAGAAGGTAGATGATGCTAGCCTGGCTAAGCTATTTGAGAAGGTAGATGATGCTAGCCTGGATAAGCTATTTGAGAAGGTAGATGATGCTAGCCTGGATAAGCTATTTGAGAAGGTAGATGATGCTAGCATGGATAAGCTATTTGAGAAGGTAGATGATGCTAGCCTGGCTAAGCTATTTGAGAAGGTAGATGATGCTAGCCTGGCTAAGCTATTTGAGAAGGTAGATGATGCTAGCCTGGCTAAGCTATTTGAGAAGGTAGATGATGCTAGCATGGATAAGCTATTTGAGAAG GTAGATGATGCTAGCCTGGCTAAGCTATTTGAGAAG GTAGATGAGACTAGCCTGGATAAGCTATTTGAGAAG GTAGATGATGCTAGCATGGATAAGCTATTTGAGAAGGTAGATGATGCTAGCATGGATAAGCTATTTGAGAAGGTAGATGATGCTAGCCTGGCTAAGCGGTTTCAGAAGGTAGATGATGCTAGCCTGGCTAAGCTATTTGAGAAGGTAGATGATGCTAGCCTGGCTAAGCTATTTGAGAAGGTAGATGATGCTAGCATGGATAAGCTATTTGAGAAGGTAGATGATGCTAGCCTGGATAAGCTATTTGAGAAGGTAAATAAGCAGCAGACCGGAACAGTGAGTGAGTTCACTATtgagaataatataataataatatatgccatttag